A stretch of the uncultured Desulfobacter sp. genome encodes the following:
- a CDS encoding TolC family outer membrane protein: MFKLCKKIKLLFVFNAFLVFCGGAVIASETGNLEPIPLNEILKDIIKTNPDIIAAKNNYRSVLEELSIAKSGYYPKIGAEASIGPEVTDGVDTNYQNEDYIASRALIYLRQNLFKGGETKAFVEETDARILSAAYEVVTVANRVFLDALEAYINVLKTRELLAFSQQNVLTQERILSQVKERTTAGFTRVSDLTNSKARLSLARGNLISAQQDLNHAVVKFHRQFGRILQPEQFVMPEPAFTFPDTVEDTTDFAFRNHPALEVAKFNIHARKSAYERTKGAYWPSLDLELKAQYENDTDGDNGYSTQASALLKLSYLFYDGGIRKGEKGQKYHSLLEEYQVAYTERRNVNQAVQLAWNINQAEQVKKGFLNDHLSLSAETLAAFKDEYHLGRRTLLDLLNMENEYNDAKIANAESEYNRLTAYYRISQATGALIHEFDTGLLEEVNLPTEKPYDLAEYEKEILNPNRDVDRVVDVNDQCDNSVEGADVSAYGCMGENVSSVGYTEPVNISPYILPEDGTPDALNLKIDTRKDVQSISLDNIHFHFDSSELTDQAKQMLIPISKQLKEASDYDIEIIGHTDSVASDAYNQKLSEERAYSVLQELKRQGLDENRMTSSGRGESEPVADNATDEGRRKNRRTEFRLTK; encoded by the coding sequence TTGTTTAAACTTTGTAAAAAAATCAAATTGTTATTTGTTTTTAATGCGTTTCTTGTGTTTTGCGGTGGTGCTGTGATCGCCTCTGAAACAGGAAACCTTGAGCCCATCCCTTTAAATGAAATTTTAAAAGATATTATAAAAACCAATCCGGATATTATAGCTGCCAAAAACAACTATCGCAGTGTTTTAGAAGAGCTGTCCATTGCGAAAAGCGGCTACTATCCGAAAATAGGCGCAGAAGCGTCCATCGGGCCTGAAGTTACCGACGGTGTAGATACCAACTATCAAAATGAGGATTATATTGCATCCAGGGCATTAATATATCTTCGGCAGAACCTGTTCAAAGGGGGAGAGACGAAAGCATTTGTCGAGGAGACGGATGCCCGAATCCTCAGTGCCGCCTATGAAGTCGTCACGGTTGCCAATCGGGTTTTCCTAGACGCGCTTGAAGCGTATATCAATGTATTGAAAACCCGTGAACTGCTGGCGTTTTCACAACAAAATGTCCTGACCCAGGAGCGGATACTCAGTCAGGTTAAGGAACGGACTACTGCGGGATTTACCCGTGTTTCCGATCTGACAAACTCAAAGGCCCGATTGTCCCTTGCCAGGGGAAACCTTATCTCAGCCCAGCAGGATCTGAACCATGCTGTTGTAAAATTTCACCGTCAGTTTGGCCGGATACTTCAACCGGAGCAGTTTGTGATGCCCGAACCGGCGTTTACGTTTCCGGATACAGTTGAAGATACCACTGACTTTGCATTTCGCAATCACCCGGCACTTGAGGTTGCAAAATTTAACATTCATGCGCGTAAATCTGCCTATGAACGAACAAAAGGTGCTTACTGGCCCAGTCTTGATCTTGAATTGAAAGCGCAGTACGAGAATGATACGGACGGTGACAACGGATATAGCACACAGGCCTCGGCATTGCTTAAATTGAGTTACCTGTTTTACGACGGGGGCATCCGAAAAGGTGAAAAAGGGCAAAAGTACCATTCCTTGCTTGAGGAATATCAGGTGGCGTATACCGAACGAAGAAATGTGAACCAGGCTGTCCAGTTGGCGTGGAATATCAATCAGGCCGAACAGGTCAAAAAAGGCTTTCTCAATGATCATCTATCGTTGAGCGCCGAGACCCTGGCGGCGTTTAAGGATGAGTATCATTTAGGCCGCCGCACGCTTTTAGACCTTCTGAATATGGAAAATGAGTATAACGATGCCAAAATCGCCAATGCGGAATCTGAATATAACCGGCTGACGGCATATTACAGAATTTCACAGGCAACAGGGGCGCTGATTCATGAATTTGATACCGGATTGTTGGAAGAGGTGAATCTTCCCACTGAAAAGCCCTATGATCTTGCAGAATATGAAAAAGAGATCCTGAACCCGAACCGTGACGTCGACAGGGTGGTGGATGTTAACGATCAGTGTGATAACTCAGTTGAAGGCGCCGATGTTTCAGCCTATGGCTGTATGGGTGAAAATGTTTCATCTGTCGGCTACACCGAACCGGTTAATATCAGTCCCTATATCCTGCCCGAGGATGGGACACCTGACGCCTTGAATCTTAAAATAGATACAAGAAAGGATGTACAGTCCATAAGTCTGGATAACATTCATTTTCATTTTGACTCGTCAGAATTAACAGATCAAGCAAAACAGATGCTCATACCGATTTCAAAGCAGCTTAAGGAAGCATCTGATTATGATATTGAAATCATAGGTCATACGGATAGTGTCGCAAGTGATGCATACAATCAAAAATTATCTGAAGAACGGGCCTACAGCGTTCTGCAGGAATTGAAACGCCAGGGTCTGGATGAAAACAGGATGACGTCAAGCGGGCGAGGAGAGAGCGAACCTGTTGCGGATAATGCCACCGATGAAGGCCGCCGTAAGAATCGCCGCACTGAATTTCGGTTGACAAAATAG